GATTTGCTTGGCGATATATATATCATGCCTGTTACAGGTGGCTCTGCTGTTTTATTGAGTGGAGGTATTCCCTGGGACATTCAGCCCCGCTTTAGCCCGAATGGCAAATACATCTCCTATACCAGCGATAAGAATGGTGCAGACAATATCTGGATCATGAACCGCGATGGTTCCAATAAAAGACAAGTTACTAAAGAGACTTTCAGGTTATTAAATAATGCCACCTGGGCACCAAACAGTGAATACCTGGTCGCCAGAAAACACTTCACAGGGTCCCGTTCCCTGGGTGCAGGAGAAATGTGGATGTATAGTATTTATGGTGGCGAAGGGGTACAGCTGACCAAACGAAAAAATGATCAGCAGGATGCCGGTGAACCTAATATCAGTCCAAATGGCAGGTATCTTTACTTTAGTGAAGACATGGCACCCGGTCCGAATTTTGAATACAGTAAAGATCCGAATGGTCTGATTTATGCCATCCGTCAACTGGATATGACCACTGGAAAATTCAGCAACCTGATTGCTCCTCAGGGTGGTGCCGCAAGGCCCCAGATTTCTCCTGATGGAAAAATGATGGCCTATGTAAAACGTGTCCGCCTTAAATCAGTATTGTACATTCAGAATCTGCGTACCGGCGAGGAATGGCCTGTTTACGAAGACCTTTCTCATGATCAGCAGGAAACCTGGGCGATATTTGGTGTGTATCCAAACTATGCCTGGACACCAGATGCCAAAAACCTGATATTCTACGCAAAAGGAAAGATCAAAAAAATCGACCTGGCTACATTGAGTACCAGCGACATCCCTTTCCGGGTAACCAGTAACCATACGGTTCAGGAAGCTTTACATTTCCCTCAGTCCGTATTCAATGCCGAATTCGATGTAAAAATGATCCGTCAGCTCTGCACCTCTGCAGATGGAAAAATGGTTGTTTTTAATGCCGCAGGATTCCTTTACAAAAAAGAACTCCCTAACGGAACTCCGGAAAGGGTAACCAATGGGATCGACTTTGAATTTGAGCCTAAAATCAGCAATGACGGAAAATATGTAATTTATACGACCTGGAATGATGAACTCAAAGGAGCCATCAAAAGGACAGACCTTAAATCAGGAAAAACCATTACCCTGACAGATGAAAAAGGATTTTATTACTCCCCCTCCTATTCCAATAAAGGAGATAAAATCATCTTCAGAAAAGGCATAGGAAACGATGTATTAGGCTATGCTTATGGTAGAGGAACAGGAATTTTTATTATGCCGGCAAATGGTGGCACAAAAACCCTCGTTTCAGATAATGGTATTAAGCCGCAATTTAATGCTGATGATACCCGGATTTATTTCCAGGGAAATGAAGGAGGAAAAAAAGCGTTTAAAAGCGTCGATCTTAACGGCGCCAACGAAAGAACCCATTATACCTCTACTTATGTGACCCAGTTTACGCCAAGCCCGGATGGTAAATGGATGGCCTTTACAGAGCTGTTCAACGTATACATCACCCCAATGGTGACTGTGGGCAGTCCACTTGAACTGTCTTCTACGAACAAATCTATCCCGCTTACCAGGGTAAGTGCCGATGGTGGAACTTATATCCACTGGAGTAACGACAGTCAGAAGCTCTTCTGGACACTTGGAGATCAATACTTTAGCAGAGAGATTAAAAGCGCTTTTAATTTCACAGATTCGGGAAACCAGGCGGTTCAAAAACCTGATACCACCGGTATTTCCATCGGACTAAAGCTCAAAAGCGATATGCCTGCAGGTTTACTTGCCCTGAAAGGAGCCAGAATTGTGACCATGAAAGGTGACGAAGTGATTGAAGAAGGAACAATTCTGATCGAAAATAATAAAATCATCGCCATTGGAAAAGCATCGGAATTATCTGTTCCTGATCAGGCAAGGGTAATTGATGTAACGGGCAAAACAATTATGCCTGGAATAGTCGACGTGCATGCGCACCTGAGAACCAGTCCGGATGGAATTTCACCGCAACAGGACTGGTCTTATATGGCTAACCTTGCTTTTGGGGTAACGACCTCGCACGACCCATCTTCCAATACGGAAATGGTATTCAGTCAGTCTGAAATGTTAAAAGCAGGAAGAATGGTTGGGCCACGCTTATATTCTACAGGCTCTATCTTATACGGTGCAGACGGAGATTTCAAGGTCACTATCAATAGCCTCGAGGACGCCCTTTCTCACCTTAAAAGATTAAAAGCAGTTGGCGCATTCTCTGTAAAATCTTACAATCAACCCAGAAGAGACCAACGTCAGCAGATACTGGAAGCCGCCAGGCAGTTAAAAATGGAAGTGGTGCCTGAAGGAGGATCGACATTTTTTACCAATATGAATATGGTAGCCGATGGACATACCGGGATTGAACATAGCATCCCTGTAGCCCCGGTTTATAAAGATGTAACTTCTTTCTGGAACAATACCAACGTGGCTTATACCCCTACCCTGATCGTAAGTTATGGCAGTCAGTGGGGAGAAAACTACTGGTATGACCGGACCAATGTATGGGAAAATGAAAGGCTGATGGCTTTCACCCCACGTTCCATCATTGACTCACGCGCCAGAAGAAGAACGACTTCAGAATATGGAGATTACGGACATATTGAAGTTGCCAAAGCCACCAGACAAATTGCCGATGGCGGAACAAAAGTAAACCTGGGTGCACATGGACAGATTCAGGGATTAGGTGCACATTGGGAGTTATGGATGCTGGTACAAGGAGGAATGACTCCGTTACAAGCCATTCGCAGTGCAACCTTAAACGGGGCAGCATACCTTGGAATGGATAAAGAAATCGGTTCACTGGAAACAGGTAAACTGGCAGATCTGATTGTAATGGATGCCAATCCTTTAAATGATATCCGGAATTCTGAAAAAATCAAATATGTAGTGATCAATGGTAGAATTTATGATAGCCTGTCGATGAATGAAATTGGTAGCCGTGAAAAACTTCGTGGCAAACTATGGTTTGAAATGGGCAAAGGAATGATTTATAGCTTCCCGACCGGGATTGCAGAGACATGGACTTATACAATTCCTAATTGCGATTAACCTCATCTTGAGGAGCTTGTCCGTATTAAGCCGTTCTTTAAAAAAAGAGCATATTCTTCAAAGACTGAAATCTTTTGCACGCTGGAGGGCGGCAAAATTTTCTATGTCTTTTCAGAACATGCTCTTTTTTTTATAAATACTGCATGATATATTGCTCACTACATGAGCGAACCCCGGTCCGTCCAGGTTTAAATTCGCCCTCTTCTGCTTTAAGAAGGTCTTTCAACATCATGTGATTGTACAATCATTGTTTTAAAGAAAAAGTATCCTCTGCTTTGAAGACGTTCGAATATTTACCCTTCAGCAAAGATTCGGGGATGAAAAGGAGAGGATACTTTTTCTTTATTACCTTCCGGAGCAAAAATAAATTTAGATGCCAGATAGAAATGGCCGATAAACTCAACAGCAAATTAAAGCTAACGGGCAATTAATAAAGATCATTCGAATAAGGGACAAAGTCCTTTAACTTCGGCAAGGGACTGATTTTAATGATTTTACTGCGCTTACTGTTTTTTTTATCCGAATCGTCATACTCCTCTGCCTGCAGATAAACACCTGTAGACAAATTAAAATCGACCGCACTCATTCCAAGGGGATTTGAAGTTCTGGAGCTATATCCTATCAATTCGAAATTTCCATTTTGATAACGAAATTTATGACGAAAGTGACCTCTTAAAAGCTGACAGAAAACATCAATCACTCCTGCTTTTATCGTTACCTTTGAAAACCCATATCCATCCCTGTATCCATCTTTTCCATTAGGAAACTGTTCATTAATCGCTTTGTCAGTCTGGATATTTCGCTGAAATCCACCGCCTTTTTTTGCAAAATATATTTCCAGACGATAAGGAGAAGTATCCGCAGTAGTATCCTGAGTAACAACTACAGAGTCAGCCAGTAAATCTTTATTCAGATCTCCTTTCGCCATAGAAACGATCACATTAAAATTTTCCTGGGCACGGAGCGATGCAGAAAAAATAACGAAGCAAAGCGGCAACAAAGAAAGTATTTTGATCAGTTTGACAGATCTTTTCATCG
This region of Pedobacter steynii genomic DNA includes:
- a CDS encoding amidohydrolase family protein, coding for MKKSLLPLLFLFVFQSSFSQEKKWDIEKYKGPTKNFSIDTDEGTWMNLDVSADGKDIVFDLLGDIYIMPVTGGSAVLLSGGIPWDIQPRFSPNGKYISYTSDKNGADNIWIMNRDGSNKRQVTKETFRLLNNATWAPNSEYLVARKHFTGSRSLGAGEMWMYSIYGGEGVQLTKRKNDQQDAGEPNISPNGRYLYFSEDMAPGPNFEYSKDPNGLIYAIRQLDMTTGKFSNLIAPQGGAARPQISPDGKMMAYVKRVRLKSVLYIQNLRTGEEWPVYEDLSHDQQETWAIFGVYPNYAWTPDAKNLIFYAKGKIKKIDLATLSTSDIPFRVTSNHTVQEALHFPQSVFNAEFDVKMIRQLCTSADGKMVVFNAAGFLYKKELPNGTPERVTNGIDFEFEPKISNDGKYVIYTTWNDELKGAIKRTDLKSGKTITLTDEKGFYYSPSYSNKGDKIIFRKGIGNDVLGYAYGRGTGIFIMPANGGTKTLVSDNGIKPQFNADDTRIYFQGNEGGKKAFKSVDLNGANERTHYTSTYVTQFTPSPDGKWMAFTELFNVYITPMVTVGSPLELSSTNKSIPLTRVSADGGTYIHWSNDSQKLFWTLGDQYFSREIKSAFNFTDSGNQAVQKPDTTGISIGLKLKSDMPAGLLALKGARIVTMKGDEVIEEGTILIENNKIIAIGKASELSVPDQARVIDVTGKTIMPGIVDVHAHLRTSPDGISPQQDWSYMANLAFGVTTSHDPSSNTEMVFSQSEMLKAGRMVGPRLYSTGSILYGADGDFKVTINSLEDALSHLKRLKAVGAFSVKSYNQPRRDQRQQILEAARQLKMEVVPEGGSTFFTNMNMVADGHTGIEHSIPVAPVYKDVTSFWNNTNVAYTPTLIVSYGSQWGENYWYDRTNVWENERLMAFTPRSIIDSRARRRTTSEYGDYGHIEVAKATRQIADGGTKVNLGAHGQIQGLGAHWELWMLVQGGMTPLQAIRSATLNGAAYLGMDKEIGSLETGKLADLIVMDANPLNDIRNSEKIKYVVINGRIYDSLSMNEIGSREKLRGKLWFEMGKGMIYSFPTGIAETWTYTIPNCD